The Ischnura elegans chromosome 1, ioIscEleg1.1, whole genome shotgun sequence genome contains a region encoding:
- the LOC124171530 gene encoding V-type proton ATPase subunit E, with protein MALSDADVQKQIKHMMAFIEQEANEKAEEIDAKAEEEFNIEKGRLVQQQRLKIMEYYERKEKQVELQKKIQSSNMLNQARLRVLKVREDHIGRVLDEARKRLGEVTRNPAQYSRLLHSLILQGLLQLLETNVVLRVREVDVGLVKSVIEGVQQKYNEATQKTVNLKIDTESYLPPDICGGVELLALKGKIKVANTLESRLDLLAQQMVPEIRTSLFGRNPNRKFAD; from the exons ATGGCTCTAAGCGATGCAGATGTGCAGAAACAG ATCAAGCATATGATGGCCTTCATCGAACAAGAGGCAAATGAGAAGGCCGAAGAAATAGATGCCAAGGCAGAAGAAGAATTCAATATCGAGAAAGGCCGTCTTGTTCAACAACAGAGACTCAAGATTATGGAATACTATGAAAGGAAGGAGAAACAAGTTGAATTGCAGAAGAAAAT CCAGTCCTCCAATATGTTAAATCAAGCTAGATTAAGAGTCTTGAAAGTACGTGAAGATCACATCGGCCGAGTCTTGGATGAAGCTCGCAAAAGACTCGGGGAAGTCACCAGGAATCCAGCCCAGTATTCGAGGCTCCTCCATTCACTCATACTCCAAGGGCTGTTGCAG CTGTTGGAGACCAATGTTGTTCTAAGAGTAAGGGAAGTCGATGTTGGACTTGTGAAATCTGTTATTGAAGGAGTTCAACAGAAGTACAACGAAGCCACTCAGAAAACTGTTAATCTGAAGATTGACACGGAGTCATATTTGCCTCCGGATAT atGTGGAGGAGTTGAGCTTCTTGCACTGAAGGGAAAAATTAAAGTGGCCAACACTCTAGAGTCAAGATTGGATTTATTGGCACAGCAGATGGTTCCTGAAATTCGAACATCTTTGTTTGGTCGCAACCCCAACCGCAAATTTGCAGATTAG